In Hydractinia symbiolongicarpus strain clone_291-10 chromosome 4, HSymV2.1, whole genome shotgun sequence, the following proteins share a genomic window:
- the LOC130642262 gene encoding uncharacterized protein LOC130642262: protein MVFNLINCLLDYKAKCEFENIDFDADKPMQYKVIRTELAKLYQNEEEVFGPVEDTSTELSQENVREMKKMIARGYQRVLEKIKDLRQGFSKAVISGTRSGCGRLVYEHYDSLKLLWSGSANTEPLPNGIDSADVNQTKSSNEMLSDHDDPTANINSVDSGEYEDPADDDNLSFSSSDQSVSKNSCTVTSTPKTTSAVPKLIDNKRKQLERKLSSAQRDTLLLREAKEERSDRKELQEMIKNSNESFTAALNNISQAMLQISETMSHSMQLMAQSFSQQAGPSSQNYESYGRRHHFQHINPNCNVVSSIVTQNNNISPIDPSGGGYYQSLMRE from the coding sequence ATGGTTTTTAACCTCATTAACTGTCTATTAGATTATAAAGCAAAGTGTGAGtttgagaacattgattttgaTGCAGACAAACCAATGCAATACAAAGTCATTCGAACTGAGTTGGCAAAATTATATCAAAATGAAGAAGAAGTGTTTGGGCCAGTGGAGGATACCTCCACTGAGCTCTCCCAAGAAAATGTTagggaaatgaaaaaaatgatagCAAGAGGCTACCAAAGAgtgttagaaaaaataaaagatttacgGCAGGGATTTTCTAAGGCAGTAATTAGTGGCACGCGTAGTGGCTGTGGCAGATTAGTGTATGAACACTATGACAGTTTGAAGCTCCTTTGGAGTGGAAGTGCAAACACAGAGCCCCTACCCAATGGCATTGATAGTGCTGATGTGAATCAAACAAAATCAAGTAATGAAATGTTATCTGACCATGATGATCCAACTGCAAATATTAATAGTGTTGACAGTGGTGAATATGAAGATCCAGCAGATGACGATAATTTGAGCTTCTCATCAAGTGATCAGTCAGTCTCAAAAAATTCATGCACTGTTACTTCCACACCAAAAACTACATCAGCAGTGCCAAAACTTATtgataataaaagaaaacaacttgagagaaAGTTGTCATCTGCTCAGCGTGATACCTTACTGTTGAGAGAAGCAAAAGAAGAAAGATCTGATCGTAAAGAGCTCCAAGAGATGATTAAAAATTCTAATGAGTCCTTTACAGCTGCACTTAATAATATAAGCCAGGCTATGTTGCAAATTAGCGAAACTATGTCACACTCCATGCAGCTGATGGCACAATCATTCAGCCAGCAAGCAGGTCCAAGCTCACAAAATTATGAAAGCTATGGTAGACGTCACCATTTTCAGCATATAAATCCAAATTGTAATGTCGTCTCAAGCATCGTAAcccaaaacaacaacataagtcCCATCGATCCCAGTGGCGGTGGTTATTATCAATCATTAATGAGGGAATGA